The genomic interval CGAGGGGAACGACACTTCGAGCAGGCCGTCGCGGGTGCGCTCCACGAGGACGAGGGCGCGGTAGCCCCGGCGCTGAGAGAAGGTCTTGGCGACCTGAATCTCGTCGCCGTACTTGGTGTCGTACTCCGCGAGGATTTTGTTCGGCGCGAGGTCCTCGCTCGTCATCAGCACCCGCTCGGAGCCGTTGACGATGAAGTAGCCGCCGGGGTCGGCGGGGTCCTCGCCGATGTCGACGAGTTCCTCGTCGGAGAACCCGGCGATGTTGCACTTCTCGGAGCCGACCATGATGGGCATCCGGCCCACCTTGGTCTCGGTGGCGTCGACCACGCGCTCGTCTTCGCCCTCGCCCTTCACGATGGACATCTCCATGAACACGGGCGCGGAGTAGGTGATGTTACGGAGGCGGGCCTCCTGAGGGTAGAGGAGCTCCTCGCTCCCGTCGGCCTCCCGCACGCGCGGGGTCACGACTCGTACGTCGCCTAACTCGACGTGGACCGGCTCCTCGTCCTCCTTGTCGCCGATGTCGGTGTCGATGGTCCCCTTCTCGTCGACCACCTGTTGCATCCCTCGACCGAGGAACGCGTTGAACGAGCGGTAGTGGTGTTCTGCGAGCCGTTCCTTCGAGAAGTACTCCTTCGATATCGCGCGTCTGTCTTGCCTGTTCATTATTCTACCACGAGTCGGTACACGGTCGCGGTGTCTGTCGTTCGGGAGTCGCGCACGATCTTGATCACGTCGCCGACCTCGGCGTCGTCGGGCAACGCCGGGTCGGTCCGTTTGATCTTCGGCAGGTCGGTTGGTTTGATGTCGTACTCCTCCATCACGCCGTCTAACTCCTCGTCGTCGACGACGCTGTGGTCCGGCACCAGTTTGTGTTGGCTTACGTCTACCATGTGTGGCGGTGGATTCTCTGCGCAGAGGGAGAAATTGCTATCACGAGATACTACAGGGCATTACTCGCCCGATTCATTTAACACTTGCTAAGTAGGGCGCGCACCACGAGCTATCCGACCCCGCCCCCGTCGGCGGGTTCCGACGACGCCGGAGTGCCTAGTGGTGACAAGGACTGTACCGAAGTATAAATCGTTTGGGGCGGTGACGCGCCCGGGAGGCTCGAACCGGGGGTCGCCATCGGGACTCACCGACACGCCGACCTCGTTTGAGAAGCCTTAAGTCCAACCGGGGACAACCGGAGAATGCGTTCGAAAGCCCGGGTGGTGTAGTGGCCCATCATACAACCCTGTCACGGTTGTGACGCGGGTTCAAATCCCGCCTCGGGCGCTTTCTCTCGACGTTCGTTCAACAGAGGTCCGTCTCTGCGACGGTCGGTGTTCCGCAATCTGATTCCCGGATTCGTCTCCCATTACGACCGGACCACACGCATCGACTACAATCCAAAAATAGTCGATATAGGATAACTATATAAAGGGTAGCGAGTGAGAGAAAGTATGGGAGGAACCGCGTCGTTCAATTCGAAGGACAAGGGTGATGAAACGGAAGCGACAGTCATTCAGAGGCTGATATCGAACGGCTATAGCGTCTCGATTCCGTTCGGAGATAACGACAAATACGACCTAATCGTGGACGACGGAAACCGACTCTATCGCGTTCAGTGCAAGACAGCGTGGGCCAACAAGGAAGAAACGATGCGGTTCAATACTCACTCCCAGACGACCAAAGACGGGGAGTATCACGAGAAGACGTATCACGGCGAGATAGACGCCTTCCTCGTACGCTACCCCGAAGACGGAACTATCTACTGGGTCGATGTAGAAGACGCCACCGAGCAGAAGATGGAGCTTCGATTCGATGCCGAGATAGCGCATCCGTCTATCAATTGGGCCGAGGAGTACAAGTTCGACGGGACGATTCCGTAAGAGACGGACGAGTTCTACGGCACCTACCGTGGCCATAGATAACATGGGACGGTGTCGGCCGAAATCGGCATACCTTAATACGGCCCGCCGAAATGAACGAGTGCACTCGGAAAGCCCGGGTGGTGTAGTGGCCCATCATACAACCCTGTCACGGTTGTGACGCGGGTTCAAATCCCGCCTCGGGCGCTTTCCTGCTGACACCGAACTCCGAGACCCTTCTCACGCCCCGAGACGCGATTGGACACGGTTTTGTGTTGCCGCCGCCGACCCGTGGACATGGTCAGACGGCGGCTCGGGACGAGCCTCTACGCGAGCGTCCTGTTCACGGTGCTCGGCCTGGTCGCGTGGCTCACCGGCCAGCCGTTCATCTTCCCGAGTCTCGGTCCCTCGGCGTTCATCCTCGCGTTCGACCGGCGCGGCGAGCGGATCACGACCTACCGGATCGTCGGCAGTCACTTCATCGGGGCGGTGGCCGGACTGCTCGCGTACGCGCTCGTCGCCGACGGCGTCTCGCTCACCAGCACGCCCGCCGGGCTGTCGCCCGACGGGCTTCGGCTCGCCGCGAGCGGCGTCGTCTCCATCGCGGTCACCAGTTGGGGGATGATCGCGACCGACACGAACCACGCTCCGGCCTGCGCGACCACGCTCATCGTCTCGCTCGGACTGCTCTCGACCCCGCGACAGGCCGCGACCATCGTGGTGAGCGTCGTGATTCTGGTCGAGGCCCACTGGGCATTCCTGTTCGCCTTCGAGCGACTGAAGTCCCGGTTGGAGACCGAGCCGGGGACCGCGGCGTAGGCCGGGAGGTCGGTCCGACCCCCGAGTCGCGCGTTCGACGCGAGGCCTGCCCGAGGCGGGAAGCTCGAAGTCTGCCCGAAGGGGTAACTGGGTGGCCGACGTGGCTCGCGTATGACCGCGAGTAAGGCGGGGCTCGAAACCGACGCGACCGAGAACGATTCGTTCCCGAGACAAGAGCTGATTTCGGCGTTGATGGTGGTGGGGTTCGTCCTGCTGTTTTTCCCCGAACCCGTGACCTCCGTGCTGGGGGTCGTCCTCGTCACCCTCGGCGGCGGGCTGTGGGTCCGCGACCTCCTTCGGCAGCCCGGACAGTCCATTCAGTAGGCGGGACCGCCGCCGGTCGCCTCACGCGAGCGCGGTCGCCAGCCACCCGCCGACGCCGACCGCGGCCAGCGCCCCGACCAGATTCGCGGCCGCGTTCCGGACCGCGGCCCGGCGCTCGCCGTCGTCGTAGAGCGTCACGGTCTCGACCGCGAAGCTCGAAAACGTCGTGAACGCGCCGCAGAATCCGATTCCGAAGACGGTCGAGAGGGCCGCACCCTCGGCCGCGACCGCGGTCAGCGCGCCGAGCGCGAAGCTCCCGAGGACGTTCACCGCGAGCGTGTCCCGCGTCCGGCCGGGAAGCCACGCTCCGACCGCGTACCGGGCGAGCGCGCCGAGGACGCCCCCCGCGCCGACCAGCAGGAGGTTCATCCGGCCACCTCCTCGCTCGCGGTCCGGACGACGGCCCTACCGGCCAGTACCGCCGCGAACCCGAGCGCGTAGTTCGCGCCGACGTTCGCCACCGCCAGTCCGGGCGACAGCGCGGCGGTCTCGACCGCGAAGGCGCTGTAGGTCGTGAACGACGAGAGGAAGCCCGTCCCGAGCAACAGGCGCATCCGGGGGCCGAGCCGCCCGACCAGTCGGGCCTCGTAGAACAGGACGCCGAGCGCGAAGCTCCCGGCGACGTTGACCGCCAGCGTCCCCCACGGGAAGCCGCCGGGGAGCGCGACCGAGACGGCGTACCGGAGGGCGGCCCCGGCGAAGCCGCCGACCGCGACCAGCGCCAGCGGTCGGAGTCGCTCGGCGAGCGATTCGGTGGCGTCCGACCCGGACATTCGGTTCTCGGGCGTGAGGAACCGCGGGCGGGAGATACCGCTTTCGAAGTGGCCGCGCGAGCCTCGTTCGAGGCTCGCGCGGCCATCAGCCGATCTCGGACGCGCGCGAGCTCCCGCCGCCGTGGGGCGTCTCGCGCTCGCGAATCCGGACCGCGTGAACGCTCTCGGTCGCGTCGTCGACCAGCAGTACCTCGCCGGGCGCGTCGGGCAGGCGCTCGTCGAGCGACGACGCGACGTAGGTGGGTCGCGCGTCGGCGAGCGCGCCGAGGTCGGCGCGGGAGGTCAGTCGGTGGGCCAGCAGGAGGTCGGCCTGCGAGACGGCCACGCCGGGGAGCGCGCTCGGACGCTGGGTCGCGCCGACGAAACTCACGCCGGGCTGGCGGCCGCGAGTCAACGCGGTCCGGAGCGCCGGGGCCGCGACTCCGTCGAAGAAGGCGTGGACCTCGTCGACCAGCAACCACGGGAGGCGGTCGGGAGACCCACGGACACACCGGTCGTACAAACCGCCAGCCAGCCCGCGCAGGACCGCGTTCGCGGGCGCGGCGTCGAGTCCCGAGAGGTCCACCACGACCGCCGACTCCCCGAGGAGGTCGTCGGCTGTCAGGCCGTCGGGCTCGAATCCGCCCCACGAGTCGGCGAGCGCGAGGTGGTTCTCGGCCGCCCGGCGGGTCGCGCGCTCGGCCCTGGTGTCGGCGGCCGCGACGAACTCCCGCATGGCGGCCAGCGAATCGCGGGCGTCGGCGGCCTGCCAGACCAGCGCGCCGACCGGTGACTCGGGCGCGAGACCGAGCAGGTCGCACCACGCCCGCGGGCCGAGCGCGGCGGCCGACACCCGCGGGCGCGAGACCACCGTCGCGCCCACCTCGGCGAGCGATTCGAAGACCCCCATCGGGTCGGCGACGACCGGGACGGCCCCCTCGACTCGGGCGAGCTCCTCGGCGAGGACGCCGAGGGTGTAGGACTTGCCGTAACCGCGCTTGCCGACGACGAGTCCGGCGTGCGGCCGGTCGAGGTCGATTCGGACCCGCGCCCCGGGACTGCCGTCCCGGGCGCGGTAGGCTCCGAGGTGGCCGGTCGGGGCGTCCGGGTCGTCTGCGGCGCGGCGGCCGAGGATTCGGGTCACGGGCGGATTTGGTCCCGGCTTCGGACATAAGGGTTCGCACGAGGGTTTAAATCCGAAGCCGGGTCCAATCCGGGCCATGACGTGCCTGCTCGGTTACTACGGCTACTTCGACGATTTTCGAAAAGACGACCGCGCCATCGAGGGCCTGCCCGTTCGGCTCGTCATCGCGCTCGTGGTCGGGGTCGCCAGCCTCGGCGTGATGATGAACATGCTGTCGGGACTCAGCGGGCTCACCGTCACGGAACTCGACGCCAGACCCTCCCCGGACGTGGTCGGCACCGACGCCGGGACCGTCGACGTTACGGTCGTGGACCCCGACGGAAATCCGGTCTCGGACGCCACGGTCGTGGTCAAGAGCGCGACGGCGACCATCGACGGGGTCGCGACCGGCGAGACCGGCGACGACGGGACGGCCGAGCTCGCGCTCGACCCGGAACTCGGGCCGAATCAGGAGGAGGGAACT from Halorussus salilacus carries:
- a CDS encoding DNA-directed RNA polymerase subunit H; protein product: MVDVSQHKLVPDHSVVDDEELDGVMEEYDIKPTDLPKIKRTDPALPDDAEVGDVIKIVRDSRTTDTATVYRLVVE
- a CDS encoding group I intron-associated PD-(D/E)XK endonuclease; this encodes MGGTASFNSKDKGDETEATVIQRLISNGYSVSIPFGDNDKYDLIVDDGNRLYRVQCKTAWANKEETMRFNTHSQTTKDGEYHEKTYHGEIDAFLVRYPEDGTIYWVDVEDATEQKMELRFDAEIAHPSINWAEEYKFDGTIP
- a CDS encoding HPP family protein, producing the protein MVRRRLGTSLYASVLFTVLGLVAWLTGQPFIFPSLGPSAFILAFDRRGERITTYRIVGSHFIGAVAGLLAYALVADGVSLTSTPAGLSPDGLRLAASGVVSIAVTSWGMIATDTNHAPACATTLIVSLGLLSTPRQAATIVVSVVILVEAHWAFLFAFERLKSRLETEPGTAA
- a CDS encoding fluoride efflux transporter FluC, with translation MNLLLVGAGGVLGALARYAVGAWLPGRTRDTLAVNVLGSFALGALTAVAAEGAALSTVFGIGFCGAFTTFSSFAVETVTLYDDGERRAAVRNAAANLVGALAAVGVGGWLATALA
- a CDS encoding fluoride efflux transporter FluC encodes the protein MSGSDATESLAERLRPLALVAVGGFAGAALRYAVSVALPGGFPWGTLAVNVAGSFALGVLFYEARLVGRLGPRMRLLLGTGFLSSFTTYSAFAVETAALSPGLAVANVGANYALGFAAVLAGRAVVRTASEEVAG
- a CDS encoding ATP-binding protein is translated as MTRILGRRAADDPDAPTGHLGAYRARDGSPGARVRIDLDRPHAGLVVGKRGYGKSYTLGVLAEELARVEGAVPVVADPMGVFESLAEVGATVVSRPRVSAAALGPRAWCDLLGLAPESPVGALVWQAADARDSLAAMREFVAAADTRAERATRRAAENHLALADSWGGFEPDGLTADDLLGESAVVVDLSGLDAAPANAVLRGLAGGLYDRCVRGSPDRLPWLLVDEVHAFFDGVAAPALRTALTRGRQPGVSFVGATQRPSALPGVAVSQADLLLAHRLTSRADLGALADARPTYVASSLDERLPDAPGEVLLVDDATESVHAVRIRERETPHGGGSSRASEIG
- a CDS encoding Ig-like domain-containing protein — encoded protein: MTCLLGYYGYFDDFRKDDRAIEGLPVRLVIALVVGVASLGVMMNMLSGLSGLTVTELDARPSPDVVGTDAGTVDVTVVDPDGNPVSDATVVVKSATATIDGVATGETGDDGTAELALDPELGPNQEEGTLEVSIKPPAGSEYADDRENTAILVLEDYE